In Vigna radiata var. radiata cultivar VC1973A chromosome 3, Vradiata_ver6, whole genome shotgun sequence, the following proteins share a genomic window:
- the LOC106757842 gene encoding SWI/SNF-related matrix-associated actin-dependent regulator of chromatin subfamily A-like protein 1 isoform X1 — protein sequence MLQDYSKGVHLEELNVLLKQTVMIRRLKEYVMLQLPPKRWQIIRLLIKRSNIVAGKTAIGVLSIDATERESQDIALENLDETDGKLSYQELGIAKLSGFREWLALHPIVAGSENASKMIIFAHYHKVLDGVQDLVCEKGISFVRIDGNTLARDRQSAVVSFRSSPEVSQPLSFLLKLL from the exons ATGCTCCAGGATTATTCAAAGGGTGTGCACTTGGAAGAGTTAAACGTGTTACTGAAGCAAACTGTTATG ATAAGGCGTCTGAAGGAATATGTGATGCTACAGTTACCTCCGAAACGGTGGCAAATTATAAGACTGTTGATAAAGAGATCGAATATTGTTGCTGGTAAAACTGCAATTGGGGTATTAAGTATTGATGCCACTGAAAGGGAAAGTCAAGACATAGCTTTGGAAAATTTGGATGAAACTGATG GCAAGCTTTCTTATCAGGAACTTGGAATTGCAAAGCTTTCTGGTTTTCGTGAATGGCTTGCCCTCCATCCAATAGTTGCAGGATCAGAGAATGCttcaaaaatgataatttttgcTCATTACCACAAAGTTCTTGATGGAGTACAG GATCTTGTATGCGAGAAAGGTATAAGTTTTGTGCGAATTGATGGAAATACTCTTGCCAGAGATAGGCAATCAGCAGTAGTCTCATTTAGGTCGTCACCAGAGGTATCACAACCATTGTCTTTTCTTCTCAAGTTATTGTGA
- the LOC106757842 gene encoding SWI/SNF-related matrix-associated actin-dependent regulator of chromatin subfamily A-like protein 1 isoform X2 has translation MLQDYSKGVHLEELNVLLKQTVMIRRLKEYVMLQLPPKRWQIIRLLIKRSNIVAGKTAIGVLSIDATERESQDIALENLDETDGKLSYQELGIAKLSGFREWLALHPIVAGSENASKMIIFAHYHKVLDGVQDLVCEKGISFVRIDGNTLARDRQSAVVSFRSSPEATNLWVSFFI, from the exons ATGCTCCAGGATTATTCAAAGGGTGTGCACTTGGAAGAGTTAAACGTGTTACTGAAGCAAACTGTTATG ATAAGGCGTCTGAAGGAATATGTGATGCTACAGTTACCTCCGAAACGGTGGCAAATTATAAGACTGTTGATAAAGAGATCGAATATTGTTGCTGGTAAAACTGCAATTGGGGTATTAAGTATTGATGCCACTGAAAGGGAAAGTCAAGACATAGCTTTGGAAAATTTGGATGAAACTGATG GCAAGCTTTCTTATCAGGAACTTGGAATTGCAAAGCTTTCTGGTTTTCGTGAATGGCTTGCCCTCCATCCAATAGTTGCAGGATCAGAGAATGCttcaaaaatgataatttttgcTCATTACCACAAAGTTCTTGATGGAGTACAG GATCTTGTATGCGAGAAAGGTATAAGTTTTGTGCGAATTGATGGAAATACTCTTGCCAGAGATAGGCAATCAGCAGTAGTCTCATTTAGGTCGTCACCAGAG GCTACCAACTTATGGGTTTCATTCTTCATTTAA